Proteins encoded by one window of Panicum virgatum strain AP13 chromosome 7N, P.virgatum_v5, whole genome shotgun sequence:
- the LOC120683634 gene encoding zinc finger protein ZAT8-like — MATTTARPTPPATNLLRLFLTLSPASRVIPKQQGQGGGCRATRLDGAGEFRCRTCGRAFATFQALGGHRTSHKLPRVRADGLDLLLGARPGKGAAASDVHRCDTCGVVFSTGQALGGHMRRHRSPPATIKFVALSDDGEDDDASHLSTATSFIKFI; from the coding sequence atggccaccaccaccgcacgaccaacgccgccggcgaccaactTACTGCGGCTGTTCCTGACGCTATCGCCGGCGAGCAGGGTGATCCCCAAGCAGCAAGGGCAGGGCGGTGGCTGCAGGGCAACGCGGCTGGACGGCGCCGGCGAGTTCCGGTGCCGCACCTGCGGCCGAGCGTTCGCCACGTTCCAGGCGCTGGGAGGCCACCGCACCAGCCACAAGCTCCCGCGGGTACGCGCCGACGGGCTCGACCTCCTGCTCGGCGCGAGGCCCGgcaagggcgccgccgccagcgatgTCCACCGGTGCGACACGTGCGGCGTCGTGTTCTCCACCGGACAGGCGCTCGGCGGCCATATGCGACGCCacaggtcgccgccggcgaccatcaAATTCGTCGCCTTGTCTGATGATGGAGAGGATGACGATGCGAGCCACTTGTCCACCGCCACGTCGTTCATCAAGTTCATATGA